From a single Silene latifolia isolate original U9 population chromosome 6, ASM4854445v1, whole genome shotgun sequence genomic region:
- the LOC141588126 gene encoding uncharacterized protein LOC141588126, with product MNQFGYDLFNLHCNSIFENDCFSNDIENEDKGELIEDDEEVEPPPQLVKGLEEYDQRSSVIEDIETINMGTLVQPKELKIGTTLDPEKRRGFINLLGAFKDVFALSYKDMPGIDREIAEHKIPIKPGFKPVKQKLRRMRTEWSLKVKEEIDKQFKAGFIKVSEYSDWIANVVPVPKKDGKVRVCMDFRDLNKKLKVGEHEIWDEQCQAAFDKVKEVLSSPPVLSPPVSGLPLSLMSRWTLMLSEFDLKYVPLKAIKGRVVVDFLAENPIEETEAIDTWSFPDENVIHIEDDVWDLYFDGASNYMGYGVGILLISPTGEHVPVSIKLDFNVTNNAAEYEACLLGLCSALELGVKRLLVNGDSSLVINQVTGSWKIKSENLAPYQMRIEELERFFNDVKYVHLPRDENQFADALSKLTALINIPEHMDSMPICVKRRSAPSYVNAIDNPEESETDLWYTAILKYKETGEYPSDLDTRGKWALRMFAAQFIKTDDGQLYKKTAQGVLLRCIDKSTFEKVMEV from the exons atgaacCAGTTTGGTTATGACTTGTTTaatttacattgcaattcaatttttgaaaatgattgttttagtaATGACATTGAGAATGAGGACAAAGGCGAATTgattgaagatgatgaggaggTAGAACCGCCTCCACAATTGGTTAAAGGGTTGGAAGAATACGACCAAAGAAGCTCGGTAATCGAAGATATCGAAACCATTAATATGGGAACCTTAGTTCAACCGAAGGAACTTAAGATAGGAACTACCTTAGATCCCGAAAAAAGACGAGGGTTTATCAATCTACTGGGGGCTTTCAAAGATGTATTTGCATTGTCCTACAAGGACATGCCGGGAATTGACCGGGAAATTGCAGAACATAAAATCCCGATCAAGCCGGGTTTTAAGCcagtgaaacagaagctacgtaGAATGCGTACCGAGTGGTCCTTAAAGGTAAAGGAAGAAatcgacaaacaattcaaagccgggtttatCAAAGTCTCGGAATATTCAGATTGGATTGCTAACGTCGTTccagtaccaaagaaagacgggaaaGTCCGAGTTTGTATGGATTTTCGTGATCTAAATAAG AAACTAAAGGTTGGAGAACATGAAATCTGGGATGAACAATGCCAAGCTGCTTTTGACAAAGTCAAAGAAGTGTTATCATCACCTCCAGTTCTAAGCCCACCTGTATCTGGGTTGCCCTTATCACT AATGTCAAGATGGACCCTTATGCTAtccgaattcgacctcaaatacgtacccTTAAAAGCTATAAAAGGAAGGGTAGTGGTCGATTTCCTTGCCGAAAATCCAATTGAAGAAACCGAGGCAatcgacacttggtcatttcccgatgaGAACGTAATCCATATCGAAGATGACGTGTGGGACCtatatttcgatggagcatccaACTACATGGGATATGGAGTTGGAATTCTCCTCATTTCCCCAACAGGTGAACATGTACCAGTCTCAATCAAATTGGACTTCaatgtcaccaacaatgccgctgaatacgaAGCATGTTTGCTCGGTTTGTGTAGCGCTCTAGAACTGGGCGTGAAACGACTTCTAGTGAACGGGGACTCGTCTTTGGTAATCAATCAAGTAACCGGGTCCTGGAAAATCAAAAGTGAAAATTTGGCTCCTTATCAAATGAGGATCGAGGAATTGGAACGATTCTTTAATGATGTCAAATATGTTCATCTTCCGAGAGATGAAAATCAATTTGCCGATGCATTATCAAAATTGACAGCCTTAATCAATATTCCCGAGCATATGGATAGTATGCCCATTTGTGTGAAAAGGAGATCCGCACCGTCATATGTGAATGCAATCGACAATCCCGAGGAAAGTGAAACCGATCTTTGGTATACCGCCATCTTGAAATACAAAGAGACGGGAGAATACCCTTCAGACCTCGACACACGAGGGAAGTGGGCCCTTCGAATGTTCGCGGCCCAATTTATCAAGACCGATGACGGGCAGTTATACAAAAAGACCGCCCAAGGAGTTCTTTTACGATGTATCGATAAATCAACTTTCGAGAAGGTTATggaagtgtag